A window from Peromyscus leucopus breed LL Stock chromosome 8a, UCI_PerLeu_2.1, whole genome shotgun sequence encodes these proteins:
- the LOC114684579 gene encoding LOW QUALITY PROTEIN: 26S proteasome regulatory subunit 4-like (The sequence of the model RefSeq protein was modified relative to this genomic sequence to represent the inferred CDS: inserted 1 base in 1 codon; deleted 1 base in 1 codon) — MGQSQSGGHGPGGGKKDDKDKKKKYEPPVSTRVGKRKKKTKGPDAASKLLLVTPHTQCRLKLLKXRIKDYLLMEKEFIRNQEQMKPLEEKQEEERSKVDDLRGTPMSVGTLEEIIDDNHAIVSTSVGSEHYVRILSFVDKDLLKSGCSVLLNHKVHAVIGVLMDDTDPLVTVMKVEKAPQETYADIGGLGNQIQEIKESVELPLTHPEYYEEMEIKPPKGVILYGPPGTGKTLLAKAVANQTSTTFLRVVGSELIQKYLGDAPKLFRELFRVAEEHAPSIVFIDEIDAIGTKRYDSNSGGEREIQRTMLELLNQLDGFDSRGDVKVIMATNRIETLDPALIRPGRIDRKIEFPLPDEKTKKRIFQIHTSRMTLTDDVTLDDLIMAKDDLSGADIKAICTEAGLMALRERRMKVTNEDFKKSKENVLYKKQEGTPEGLYL; from the exons ATGGGTCAAAGTCAGAGTGGTGGCCATGGTCCTGGGGGTGGCAAGAAGGATGACAag gacaagaaaaagaaatatgaaccTCCTGTCTCAACCAGagtggggaaaaggaagaagaaaaccaagggaCCAGATGCTGCCAGCAAACTGCTGCTGGTAACACCTCACACTCAGTGCCGCCTAAAATTACTGA TTAGAATAAAAGACTATCTTCTCATGGAGAAAGAATTCATTAGAAATCAGGAGCAGATGAAACCATTGGAAGAAAAACAAGAGGAGGAGAGATCGAAAGTGGATGATCTCAGGGGGACTCCCATGTCTGTGGGAACCTTGGAAGAGATCATCGATGATAATCACGCCATTGTGTCCACATCTGTGGGCTCAGAACACTACGTCCGCATCCTGTCATTTGTGGACAAGGATCTGCTGAAGTCAGGCTGTTCAGTCCTGCTCAACCACAAGGTACATGCCGTAATAGGGGTGCTAATGGATGACACAGATCCCCTGGTCACAGTGATGAAGGTGGAAAAGGCCCCCCAGGAGACCTATGCAGACATTGGGGGGCTCGGCAACCAAATCCAGGAAATTAAGGAATCTGTGGAGCTTCCTCTTACCCATCCTGAGTATTATGAAGAGATGGAGATAAAGCCCCCTAAGGGGGTCATTCTCTATGGTCCACCAGGAACAGGTAAAACATTATTGGCCAAAGCAGTAGCGAACCAAACTTCAACCACTTTCTTGAGAGTGGTTGGCTCAGAGCTTATTCAGAAGTACCTGGGTGACGCGCCCAAACTTTTTCGGGAGCTGTTCCGAGTTGCTGAAGAACATGCACCATCCATTGTGTTTATTGACGAAATTGATGCCATTGGGACCAAAAGATATGATTCAAACTCTGGAGGTGAGAGAGAAATTCAACGAACAATGTTGGAACTGTTGAACCAGTTGGATGGATTTGATTCGAGGGGAGATGTAAAAGTTATCATGGCTACAAACCGAATAGAAACTTTGGATCCAGCACTTATTAGACCAGGCCGCATTGACAGAAAGATCGAGTTCCCTCTGCCTGATGAAAAGACCAAGAAGCGGATCTTCCAGATCCACACAAGCAGGATGACACTGACTGATGATGTAACCTTGGATGACTTGATCATGGCAAAGGATGACCTCTCTGGGGCTGACATCAAGGCAATCTGTACAGAAGCTGGTTTGATGGCCTTGCGGGAACGTAGAATGAAAGTTACAAATGAAGACTTCAAAAAATCTAAAGAGAATGTTCTTTATAAAAAGCAAGAGGGCACCCCTGAGGGACTCTATCTCTAG